The nucleotide sequence TAATCAGCTCGCCGGGCTGTGCGGCATTTCCAGCGAATACCTGGATGCCGATGGATTACCGGTTACGATTACCCCTGAAAATAAAATCCCGCCTTTACAGGCTATGGGCTTTGATTCAGGCAGTAAGCAGTCCATTAAAAAAGCGATTGAAAAGAAACTCAAAGAGAAGTGGCAGCAAACGATTCCTGCTGTTGCCGTGTTGCATCAGGACAAGCCTTTTGCCATTGATATTCGCCTGTCTGAAAAAAAACTGCCTGAACAGTTTAAAATTACCGTTACCCTGGAATACGGCGAAGTTCGTATTTTCCGGCGTGAACTGAACGACCTCACGATTATTGAAAAAGGCAAAATCGGCAAAGACCCTAAGGTCTGCCTGTCACTGCCTCTGCCTGCTGACCTGCCTCTGGGTTATCACCAGCTGGAAGTTGCAGGTATCGCTTCAACCTGTTCTTTAATTGTGGCACCGGAAACCTGCTATGAATCGGAAGCCCTGATAAAGGGTGGAAAAATCTGGGGTTCTGGTATCCAGTTGTACTCTGTTCGCTCCAAAAACAACTGGGGCATGGGCGATTACCGGGACCTGAACGACATGGTCAGCCAGCTGGCCGATAACGGTGCTGACTTTGTAGGTCTGAACCCGGTGCATGCTCTGTACGCCGACAACCCACTGCACTGCTCACCTTATAGCCCATCCAGCCGTACTTACAGCAATGTGCTTTACATCAACCCTGAACAGGTGCCTGAGTTTAGCGAGTGTGAAGTGGCACGACAGCGTTTTTCTGAAAAAGATTTTCAGAGTCGTCTGTCCGAAGCACAACAGCAGGATTACGTTGATTACGAAACCGTTGCTTCCCTGAAGTTTGAAATACTGGAAAAGCTATACGACTTCTTCTGCAAGGTACATCTGAAAAACAATACAGATCGTGCTGCTGCATTCATCGATTACTGTAACGAGAACGGTGAAAGCCTGCGTCAGTTTGCGACATTTGACGCATTGTTTGAACACTTCCGCAAACAGGACCCGATGAACTGGGGCTGGCCTTGCTGGCCTCAGGCTTACCAGACGCCAGACACGAAAGAAGTGAAAGCGTTTGTGAAAAAGAATGAAAAGCGAATTCGTTACTTTGAATTCCTGCAATGGCTGGCCAGTGAACAGTTTGCTGTCGCCCAGAAAACCGCTACGGACAAAGGCATGATGGTAGGCGTCTACCGCGACCTGGCCGTCGGTGTTGATCGTGGTGGCGCGGATACCTGGAGCAATCCGAGCCTGTACTGTCTGGATGCCAGCACCGGTGCGCCACCCGATGCCCTTGGACCACAGGGTCAGAACTGGGGGCTACCGCCGTTTAACCCGATGGTTCTGCAAGAGCAGAAGTACGAGCCATTTATCCGCATGATCCGCAATAACATGCGCGACTGTGGCGCACTGCGCATTGACCATGCCATGGGGCTGTTCCGTCTATGGTGGTGCCCGAACGGCAAGAGCGCCGCTTATGGTGCTTATGTTCACTATCCTCTGCAGGACCTGCTGGGCATTATAAAACTGGAAAGCCGTCGTCTGAATTGTCTGGTCTTTGGTGAGGACCTGGGTACTGTTCCAAAGGAAATTGAAGAAGCCCTGCCACCGGCACGCCTGTATTCCAGTCTGAACGGTATTCACCTGCAGGAGGGTGATCGCTATCCAATGCCCGACACGTACAAACCCCGGGCCATGGCAAACCTGACCTGCCACGATACACCGCCATTGAAAGGGTGGTGGGAAGAGAAGGATCTTGACGTTGCGAACAGTCTGGGCATCTTTGATGATGAGCGTACCCACAAAGAACGCATCGACCGGGAATACACCCGTAAAGCCGTTGTGAACACGCTGGCAATGATCGGTGAGCTGCCTTATGGCATTAACCCTCATGCACAGAACAGTCCGGCTTTCAGTCGTGAGTTGATGGAGCGCTTTACCTACTATCTGGCACTGGCCAGCTCACAGATCACCAATGTGCAACTGGAAGACTGCATGATGATCAACACGTCCGTTAATGTCCCCGGCACCAGCACGGAGTACCCGAACTGGCGTCGTCGTTTAACGGAGAACCTTGACGAGTTTTTTGCTAACGAAGACAACCGTCGTTTCTTCCATAACATTTCCCAGTGTCGTAAGGCGTAACACTGAACAGCAGCCCGAATACCCATATTCGGGCTGCCATACCCAAACGTTAACCTGAAGAAGTCCCTTAGAACTTCCAGGAAACGGTGGCCTTAACATTGCGTCCCATTCCAGGAACCCGTGCTGCCAGATAAGGCTCGTAGCTTTTGTTAAACAGGTTATCCACCGATACCACAGCTTTCAGCCCGTTCAGATGGTTCGCCTTCGGCTCCCACTCCATAAACAGGCCGTGAACGGCATAGCCCTTGCTGCGACCATAAAGAGCATACAAATGATAATCCGGGTCCAACTCAATCACCGTATCACCGGAGTTTTTCACAAACTTGCCTCGCCAGCCCAGACGCACATCCTGTTCAAGCCATTTATATCCCAGAACCATATTGGCTTCCTGTGGCGGCACTTCGTTGACGGGAGCATCAACACCATTGGGATCCCGGGGCGTCCCTTTATACTCGCTGTCCATAATGGAGAAATTCAGAGAGGCGAATACTCTGGGCGCATCATAAAACAGTTCCGCTTCAATACCCTGAACGTAATAACCTTTATGATTCAGATAGTAGTCCTGCTTCGGCAGTTTAGATCCAGTGGAATCCCTCTTAGTGTATTCACCCAGACGGCTGTGGATATTATCCTTCACCTCCTGGTGAAAGAGTGTTGTTCTTACCAGCAGATTGTCGTCTGATGTAACAACCCCGTCAAAGGACTTCAGAAAGCCGACACGGATTGCGTTGATGGTTTCAGGTTTCAGGCTCCGACTCACCGCCGATACACCAGCACGCTGACTCTGAACATGATACAGCTCATCAACAACCGGTGCCCGGAACGAGTGACTGATATCACCAAACAGTGCCGTATTCTGGTTCAGACGATAATAGAGCCCAAGCCTTGGGGAGAAACCGGCATAACTCTTTTTGCTGTAGTCATGACCTGCTTCCGGGTTATTAAACTGTGGAGCCAGATTCGGAACCCCTTTATTGGTTATATGGTCATAACGCAGGGAGGGAGTAATAGTAAGACGATCAATAACAATTTCGTCCTGAATAAATGCTGACCAGAAAGTCTGGGTACCTCCCGGCATATAATAGGGCTGATAATAACCGTTATTGTATTCTCCTCTGCCTTCCTTGCTCAGATTAACCATCATGACATCCCGCTCCTCTTTATGAAACTGAACACCATAGGTCAGAGTGTTCGGCACTCTCATAACGTTGAAAGTCTGAACATTCTTTAACTCCGCAAACCAGGTTTTATAATCCGTCCAGTTTTTGTTACCCATGTTGGCCCCTTTAAACTTCGTAGCATTCTCAGGGCGCTTGTCATACTGATCGGTATTGGCCATAGAAAGGGTGAACGAGGTATCAAACCAGTCACCGGAGATGTAGTGGTGTTTAAACACAACCGTTTCATCATCCGTTTCACGCCAGACAGTTTTGCTCCTGAGATCCCCTCTGAGCTCAAACAGACCTCTTTTTGCAGCAAAGGGCACAGTGCCACCGTCTTTATTAAGGATATAAGTCAGGTTAATATCATGACCATTCTGAAAATCGTACCCCAATTTAATCAATCCAGACTTTGAATTCATGCCTGAATAATTAAAGGTATTGCCCTCACCGTCTTCCATATTACCGGCACGGCGTTTATTGATATTAACCACCACATCAAAAGGGTTGTCCTTGCCCCCGGCATACACACTGCCAGAGTAAAGTTCCATATTATTATTTGTACCAAAGCCATATTTAACCATCGCGCCCACGGTTTGATTCGGCTTCAGCAGATCATCTGCGTCTTTGGTTTCCAGATTGATTACGCCACCAAAAGCACCATTACCATATAGAGCAGAGTGAGGTCCTTTATTTACCTCAACGGCCTTTAACAGCTCAGGCTCAATAAAGAGGGAGCCCTGCCGATATTTTTGAAACATTTTAGGCGCACCATCAAGCCTGACCTGGACATCCTCCACATCGGCACCAAACCCCCATATGCTGATGGTATGCCCGCCTACCCTGGGGCTTCCACTTAAACTGGTGCCTGGCAGATCATCCAGCAGTTCCTGCACTGTAGTGGCCTGCCTCCGATCAATCTGTTCGCTTGTCAGAGTTGACTTTCCCACATTGGAAGCGTCAACCTTACTGGCAATTACCGACACCTGGGGAAGTACAATAACCTGATCATTGTCTAATGAATTGCTTTCACTGATATCAGCAATAACAGGACCTGTTATCATTACGGAAAGAAGAAGAGACCAATTTTTTCTCAACACAAAAACAATACTCCACTGACCTGGTAAAATAATGATTAGGAATAGTTCTGAAATAACTTCCTGGTTTGCACTTCACATCTTCGTAGTAATGACAAGTTCAGATACTTTGAAACAGGAACTTATTTCCAGATGAATAAAAGAGACCATCGCGGTGACAATTTTTTTAAAAAATAATCATCAATACGTTGTCTGAAAAAATTTGTTAAACCGTTATTGTTTGGAGTTGAGTAACACAGCCCCTGTGTCTTCTGAAAAACCTGCTGCACAGTTATGTACTCGCAACAGGGTAACTAACAGCTCCCAACTGAATTCGGTTTCTTGCAGCAATGACAGACTCAGCGCTCTCCTACCAACCACCTCGGTATATTTCTTTGAATTTCAAACGGTTAATTCTTAAAAGGTGCTTTATTTTATAAGTATTATGATAACAAATCAACGCTAATGATAATAATTATCATTAACTTTCTATATCAAATTTAGCTACTACGTTTAAGGCAGACCATTTTTCAGCAGCAACCCGCTTCCTGTGCAAAAAGCTGGACGAAAGTACCAGTCAATATGAGACTTTCATCCAAACGTTATAAATACTTTTCAATTCTCCCATCGCCTTGCATTTATCATCTACACTGACAGCCTCAACAGAGCCTATACTCGTTTTCGAGGGAATAATGACTCACCCGAAAGGTCTTTGCATTCATGTACTGGCAGTACTTCTCCTGTTCATGCCTGTACATGCTTCCGGACTTCTTTTTGTATTCAAATATGAAATTAAGCCAAATAATGCCAAACCATTTACTGCACGGGTTGAGATCACTTGTCCAGACCCGGCTGATCAACCACAAGTGCTGCCAGTTTCTTCTGCCTCAACACCAACAGGCACTATCCAGATCACTACCATCCTGACCACTGAATCAGAACAAAGTGACACGGCAAGCAGTTCTGCTGGTAATGGAATCCGAAGGATTCACTATTCCCTGCAACCTCTGCCCCCGGAGCAAATAGAGGATTCGGAGACAACCTACGCCTTACTTAATGATAACGATGAGCTAATTCAACAAGTCACTCTGGACCCTTTCACCCTTCAGCTATTAGAAGGCATTGAAACCTTACTGACACCAGCGGAGTTTCAACAGGCTATTCGTGCTGGAAGCCAACCGTTTTTTTTAGCTTTACTGCCAGCATTAATTGATAGCAGTTCCCAAATTGACTACCCAGTCTACCAATCACCCGACGAGCCTCCCGGCTCCGGCAATCAAGCATCTCCAATGGGGCTGGCACTTCAGACATTTCCTGACACACAAGAAACAGCAATCATTCACTATGAGAATTTTCTTGCCAACCACCGGCTAGCCTCAAAAGTAGAACATATGGAAACCAGTACCAATCAATCTCTGTTTACCATTACCCTGATGGAATGCGGTGAAATCACAAGCGAAGCGTCAGACACAGAAGCATCAGAAAGGACACCGGCAGGCGGTCGATATGCCAGCAGTGACAGCCAGAATCCATTGACTGCTTCTCACTCGGATGTTGCTTTTTCTGGTCTTCTTACCACTTTGAGGCTTATTCTGACTACAACCCAACTGAGACTGTCAACAACAAAACCTCCTGGAAATTTTTTCCGTGGTCGTTCATCCAGTATTTAGGCGAATCTCTGAGAACAACCCATTATTCGCGCATGTGGATAAGCACATTACACTCCAAACGTTGCAAATCCATACTGAAACAATGGTGTTCGCCAATTAGCACACTGTGCCTGAGGATGGCATTGGTTGTATGCTCCTGTTGCGTCTCTGACAGAATATCCGATGCTGAAATCTCAAAATCAATTTTCTGATCCCCGGCTATGGCAAAACACTTTCCATTTTGCCTTCTTATCATATGCAGCACCTTCGAATCAGACAGTTCTGGTCGCTCTTTTGCTGCACCGGCAATGATGCACCCAAGGTCAACAACCAGAGTGCTGAACCCATTCCAGACTACTCTTCCCAGAACCCAGTTAGGCTCTCCCGCCCTTACCTGTATCCGTGTATTTTTAACCGGCAGACTGCCAGCGTAGGCACTGGAAGGCAGAACGATATCAGTAACCCCTTTGATAATGACGACATTAAGCACAAGAAAGCTCCTGATCGGGTTTTATTTTACCTAAAATGTCAAATAACTCCTGATCCCGGTAAGGTTTTCCCAGATAACCCTGAACCCCAATATCTTCAGCGGCATCCCTGTGCTTTTGACCGGTACGGCTTGTAATCATAATAATCCCGATACCTTCCCATTTTGGATCTTTGCGCAGATGCCGTGCCAGCTCAAAGCCGTTCATTCGGGGCATCTCAACATCAAGGAGCAAAACATCTGGCTGGAAATCGGGTATTTTTTCCAGTGCATCCATGCCATCCCTTGCACTGTCGACAATATAGCCCGCTTCTGAAAGTCGTTTACTGGAGTACTTTCTCACTGTAATGGAATCATCAACAACAATGACCCGCAAAGGCTCTTTGTTATTATCCACTGATGTGTCAGGGATCAGGACTGTTTGTTCTCTCGTTAATTCTGATGTGTCAAGGACATAAGAAATCAGTCCATTGCGCAGAATGGCACTACCAGTAATGCCTTTAGTATCTCTTATCAGTTCAGGCATCCGTGTGACCTGAATATCTTCACGACCGAGGGTTTCATCAGCAACAAGAATTGCCTTGTCGGCACCTGCCTGGACCATAATCACAGTCATCATTGCGGACTGCCTGACACTGGCCTTACCAAACAACAAGTGTCCAAGGTCACAGATACGAAAGGTCTCTCCCTCCACTATCAGCTCACCAGACTCTGAAACAGACCGCGAGATTTCCTGTGCAGGCAACTGCATAATGCCATAAGTCAAATTAGATGGAATGCAGAAATTAACACCGCTAACACTGGCAATCACTGCGGAAATCGATGTGCTTACAAATGGAACAGTAATACTGAACGTTGTGCCTGCGCCTTTTTCAGAGGTTATAGAGAGCGTTCCGCCAAGCGTTTTGAGTTGTTCTGAGACAACATTCAGACCAACCCCCCTGCCTGAAATTTTTGTCAGTGTTTCTGCAGTGCTGAAGCCGGGCTGCAAAATCAGATTGTATATCTCACTTTCACTAAGGGTTGACGAGTTCTGGATCAACCCTTTTTGTAATGCGCTGTTTCTGACCGCCTCGGTATCAATGCCTCTGCCATCGTCAGACACGGACAGGGTCAGCTGTTCACCCGCCCTTTTGAGACTGATAGTAAGCGTCCCCTGTTCAGGTTTTCCCGCACTACGTCTTTCCTCCGTACTGGTCTCTATACCATGGTCAATTGCGTTTCTGATCAGGTGGGACAATGCCGGTTTGATAGAGTCCATCAACGACCGTTCAACCGGCGCACTACCATTTTCAATGGAAAAACGAATGTCTTTTCCCAGTTCCATCGCTGTTTTTTGCACCGTTCTTTTCAATCCTGGTGCGAACTCGTTCAGTGGTACAAGGTTTATTTCCCTGATGGTCTCACCGGCAACAGCTGTCGTATTCTGAATATTACTCAGGTTGTCTTTGGCAGACTGGAGAAACGAAAGCATCTGTTCCGACAGTTCAGAAAGGTCACCAATCGCCTCGTTCATAGAGACTGTTGTCTCATGAATACTGGAGTAACGATCCATTTCCAGCGGGTCAAAAGCCTGACTTTCTTCGGCATAACGGCTGGCTGCTATTTGTGACAGCATCTCCGTTTCCAGAAAACGGAGATGCCCGGTCAGTGTCCCTGTCGCATGCTCAAACTCCCTGTACAATGTATCCAGTCTGGCAATATCCCGGGACAGGGAACTTCCATTAAGAGTCGTTTCGCTGAGTTGTTCTGCAAGACTCGACAGCAGCTCGGTTTCAACTTTTATGGTTTGCTTTATGGTTACCGGTGGCTTTTCTTCCGCTTTTTTCGAGTTCGCTTTTTTCGAGTTCGCTTTTTTCGAGACTAGCTGTTGGACAGGCTCTACCGTTTGTTCTGAATCCCCGGTGCCTGTATCTGTTTCGGACTGGACGGTTTCAATGAGAACAGGAATCTCATCCGGGAAAATATCGGATCCCGTCACCAGCTCACGGAACTCAGACAGAGCATCATCGCTCTTAGCGTCGTCTGTTTCTGTGATGTCTGTTTCTGTGATGCCTGCTTCCGTATCAACATCATGGATAATTTTTTCAGCATCCGGCCTTTGCGTACCCAGAGACTCAACCAGACCCGGAAGCGCAGGAGACGTTATATCCTGACATTGAACAGCG is from Endozoicomonas gorgoniicola and encodes:
- the malQ gene encoding 4-alpha-glucanotransferase yields the protein MSDHQLINQLAGLCGISSEYLDADGLPVTITPENKIPPLQAMGFDSGSKQSIKKAIEKKLKEKWQQTIPAVAVLHQDKPFAIDIRLSEKKLPEQFKITVTLEYGEVRIFRRELNDLTIIEKGKIGKDPKVCLSLPLPADLPLGYHQLEVAGIASTCSLIVAPETCYESEALIKGGKIWGSGIQLYSVRSKNNWGMGDYRDLNDMVSQLADNGADFVGLNPVHALYADNPLHCSPYSPSSRTYSNVLYINPEQVPEFSECEVARQRFSEKDFQSRLSEAQQQDYVDYETVASLKFEILEKLYDFFCKVHLKNNTDRAAAFIDYCNENGESLRQFATFDALFEHFRKQDPMNWGWPCWPQAYQTPDTKEVKAFVKKNEKRIRYFEFLQWLASEQFAVAQKTATDKGMMVGVYRDLAVGVDRGGADTWSNPSLYCLDASTGAPPDALGPQGQNWGLPPFNPMVLQEQKYEPFIRMIRNNMRDCGALRIDHAMGLFRLWWCPNGKSAAYGAYVHYPLQDLLGIIKLESRRLNCLVFGEDLGTVPKEIEEALPPARLYSSLNGIHLQEGDRYPMPDTYKPRAMANLTCHDTPPLKGWWEEKDLDVANSLGIFDDERTHKERIDREYTRKAVVNTLAMIGELPYGINPHAQNSPAFSRELMERFTYYLALASSQITNVQLEDCMMINTSVNVPGTSTEYPNWRRRLTENLDEFFANEDNRRFFHNISQCRKA
- a CDS encoding TonB-dependent hemoglobin/transferrin/lactoferrin family receptor, which encodes MITGPVIADISESNSLDNDQVIVLPQVSVIASKVDASNVGKSTLTSEQIDRRQATTVQELLDDLPGTSLSGSPRVGGHTISIWGFGADVEDVQVRLDGAPKMFQKYRQGSLFIEPELLKAVEVNKGPHSALYGNGAFGGVINLETKDADDLLKPNQTVGAMVKYGFGTNNNMELYSGSVYAGGKDNPFDVVVNINKRRAGNMEDGEGNTFNYSGMNSKSGLIKLGYDFQNGHDINLTYILNKDGGTVPFAAKRGLFELRGDLRSKTVWRETDDETVVFKHHYISGDWFDTSFTLSMANTDQYDKRPENATKFKGANMGNKNWTDYKTWFAELKNVQTFNVMRVPNTLTYGVQFHKEERDVMMVNLSKEGRGEYNNGYYQPYYMPGGTQTFWSAFIQDEIVIDRLTITPSLRYDHITNKGVPNLAPQFNNPEAGHDYSKKSYAGFSPRLGLYYRLNQNTALFGDISHSFRAPVVDELYHVQSQRAGVSAVSRSLKPETINAIRVGFLKSFDGVVTSDDNLLVRTTLFHQEVKDNIHSRLGEYTKRDSTGSKLPKQDYYLNHKGYYVQGIEAELFYDAPRVFASLNFSIMDSEYKGTPRDPNGVDAPVNEVPPQEANMVLGYKWLEQDVRLGWRGKFVKNSGDTVIELDPDYHLYALYGRSKGYAVHGLFMEWEPKANHLNGLKAVVSVDNLFNKSYEPYLAARVPGMGRNVKATVSWKF